From one Streptococcus oralis genomic stretch:
- a CDS encoding DUF1542 domain-containing protein, which produces MKKEIINKNLKKQDKEKVMRFSIRKYSFGAASVAVATLLMFLGTGAVSADQLKISEESANKVELMQDGEKISTDQSNAKDSQPELDKSLLANYILEIETNITSGVYSIKTEESLANLSTELASAKASLNSALNQEELNRAYQKLVTAVNSKLRNKVVEKKEISEDTTNRQDTVTQKTENVEKETENSEKNTEPIQDDKTESTVLRKSSSVDSNTGFRAAVNEDPKVDFTFSIPSEKKIYIYNEENFTLEIPVYSESGKIRYATIKKGSRQKFNNVPDTENDLDIEYGFTATVINRAENPTLTTPATKKNPAKIVIKGRPNDVLKNNSGYTKREDQNLNIGTRYLQVVDDKGRENLKKGQDMSDPAYFYLVLKSQSKKYALRAQPADELITVSSLTNPTAEDREKIKNGIQIEYSTANEDARLVNKRGTLVENPDEIIQSIDVVGNNIVVTFTDGSTRTRPVGEVLRENIPPTVQVPYSNEQNRTIYVYSSEETDLTFTAKDESKIKDMKLRGAGDSTEGNLDAYGYTVGKITESALTSGEGSVSDDKRSASIKMTGITNAKPGQKWTSIIVANDYNNGESAPYNGRIEETTNVAERQKTAGYVEFVVKNQTSKYDIQAPENKVSVVDPNNITTEEFEKIKEKVKIEYSQTNDDANLISKSGKIVENQEARIDTIAKDLNGNLVVTYKDGSIDTRSLSEFITLNKQPAIDAINDAAESKIVEINSNLLATAEEKAEAIAKVNADKEKALTAIGDVNIRTKEALDFAKGEGLLAISKDNPITIKKAAAKAAIDDALKSKEAAIDLRTDLTDEEKAAAKADAKAKADEAKKNIDNATTNATVESAKTSGIIDIESVNPQAGQKKNEAKTSIEQALKTKEAAIDSRTDLTDEEKAVAKADAKAKADEAKKNIDNATTNSEVDQAKTAGTTEVNSVNPTAQSKPAAKQAIDDALKTKEASIDSRTDLTDEEKAIAKADAKAKADTAKQAIDNATTNSEVDQAKNDGTTEVNSVNPTAQSKPAAKQAIDDALKAKESAIDSRTDLTDEEKAAAKADAKAKADETKKNIDVATTNSEVDQAKTDGTTSIASVSPTAQSKPAAKQSIDDALKAKEAAIDSRTDLTDEEKAAAKADAKAKADEAKKNIDNATSDEAVSQAKTAGTTEVNGVNPTAQSKPAAKQAIDDALKTKEASIDSRTDLTDEEKAVAKADAKAKSDEAKKNIDAATTNAEVNQAKSTGTTEVNGVNPTAQSKPAAKQAIDDALKAKEAEIDSRTDLTDEEKAAAKDDAKTKADEAKKNIDAATTDAEVDQAKSTGTTGVNAVNPTAQSKPAAKQAIEDALKTKEAAIDSRTDLTDEEKTVAKADAKAKADEAKKNIDTATTNAEVEQAKSTGTTEVNSVNPQAVSKPAAKQAIDDALKAKEATIDSRTDLTDEEKAAAKADAKAKAYEVKKNIDTATTDAEVDQAKSTGTTEVNSVNPTAQSKPAAKQAIDDALKTKEAAIDSRTDLTDEEKAVAKADAKAKADEAKKNIDTATTDEAVSQSKTAGTTEVNSVNPTAQSKPAAKQAIDDALKAKETEIDSRTDLTDEEKTAAKADAKAKSDEAKRNIDNATTDEAVSQSKTAGTTEVNSVNPTAQSKPAAKQAIDDALKTKEAVIDSRTDLTDEEKAAAKADAKAKADEAKKNIDAATTNAEVDQAKSTGTTEVNGVSPTAQSKPAAKQAIDDALKAKEAAIDSRTDLTDEEKAVAKADAKAKSDKAKKNIDNATTDEAVSQAKTDGINSIASVNPTAQSKPAAKQAIDDALKAKEAAIDSRTDLTDEEKAVAKSDAKAKADEAKKNIDAATTNSEVDQAKNDGTTEVNSVNPTAQSKPAAKQAIDDALKAKEAVIDSRTDLTDEEKAVAKADAKAKSDEAKKNIDNATTDEAVSQSKTAGTTEVNSVNPTAQSKPAAKQAIDDALKAKETEIDSRTDLTDEEKAVAKADAKAKADEAKKNIDNATTDEAVSQAKTAGTTEVNSVNPTAQSKPAAKQAIDDALNAKEAAIDSRTDLTDEEKAVAKADAKAKADEAKKNIDAATTDAEVNQAKSTGTTEVNAVNPIAQSKPVAKQAIEEALKAKEAEIDSRTDLTDEEKDAAKADAKAKADKAKKNIDNATTDEAVSQAKTDGINSIASVNPTAQSKPAAKQAIDDALKAKEAAIDSRTDLTDEEKAVAKADAKAKADEAKKNIDAATTDEAVSQAKTAGTTEVNGVNPTAQSKPAAKQAIDDALKAKESAIDSRTDLTDEEKAAAKADANAKADTAKQAIDAATTDEAVSQAKTAGTTEVNGVNPTAQSKPSAKQAIDDALKAKEAAIDSRTDLTDEEKAAAKADAKAKADEAKKNIDAATTDEAVSKAKTAGTTEITSINPQAVAKPVAKQAIEEALKAKEAAIDSRTDLTDEEKAAAKADAQAKADEAKKNIDAATTNAEVDQAKSTGTTEVNAVNPQAVAKPAAKQAIDDALKTKEAAIDSRTDLTDEEKAVAKADAQAKSDEAKKNIDAATTNAEVDQAKSTGTTEVNAVNPQAVAKPAAKQAIDDALKTKEAAIDSRTDLTDEEKAAAKADAQAKADEAKKNIDAATTNAEVDQAKSTGTTEVNAVNPQAVAKPAAKQAIDDALKTKEAAIDSRTDLTDEEKAAAKADAQAKADEAKKNIDAATTNAEVDQVKTDGITEVNGVNPQPVAKPVAKQAIEEALKAKEAAIDSRTDLTDEEKAIAKADAKAKADEAKKNIDTATTDEAVSQAKTDGITEVNGVELTAQSKPAAKQAIDEALKAKEAAIDSRTDLTDEEKAVAKADAKAKADEAKKNIDAATTDAEVDQAKSTGTTEVNSVNPQPVAKPAAKQAIDDALKAKEAAIDSRTDLTDEEKAVAKADAKAKSDEAKKNIDAATTNAEVDQAKSTGTTEVNSVNPQPVAKPAAKQAIDDALKTKEAAIDSRTDLTDEEKAVAKADAKAKADEAKKNIDAATTDEAVSQAKTAGTTEVNGVNPTSQSKPAAKQAIDDALKAKESAIDSRTDLTDEEKAAAKADANAKADTAKQAIDAATTNVEVDQAKTDGITSIASVNPTAQSKPEAKKAVEDTLKTKKLPNTGTAESLSTMVVAATSAILGLALLSHRRKEDDEV; this is translated from the coding sequence ATGAAAAAAGAGATTATTAATAAAAACCTTAAAAAACAGGATAAAGAAAAGGTTATGCGCTTTTCAATTCGAAAATATAGTTTTGGTGCTGCAAGTGTGGCAGTTGCAACACTATTAATGTTTTTAGGAACTGGTGCTGTTTCTGCTGATCAATTGAAAATTTCTGAAGAGTCAGCTAATAAGGTTGAACTAATGCAAGATGGTGAAAAGATCAGTACTGATCAGAGTAACGCGAAGGATAGTCAACCTGAATTAGATAAAAGTTTACTTGCAAACTATATTTTAGAAATTGAAACAAACATTACTAGTGGTGTATATTCAATAAAAACAGAAGAAAGCTTAGCTAATTTATCAACTGAATTAGCTTCAGCAAAAGCTAGTTTAAACAGTGCACTAAACCAAGAAGAATTGAATAGAGCCTACCAAAAATTAGTGACTGCAGTGAACTCTAAGCTGAGAAATAAAGTAGTTGAAAAAAAAGAAATTTCAGAAGATACCACGAATAGACAAGATACTGTGACTCAAAAAACAGAGAACGTGGAAAAAGAAACTGAAAATTCGGAGAAAAATACAGAGCCTATTCAGGATGACAAAACGGAGTCAACTGTTCTTCGTAAGAGTAGCTCAGTGGATAGTAATACTGGATTCCGAGCAGCTGTAAATGAAGATCCTAAAGTAGATTTTACCTTTTCGATTCCATCAGAGAAGAAAATTTACATCTATAATGAAGAGAACTTCACATTAGAAATCCCAGTTTACTCTGAAAGTGGAAAAATCCGCTATGCAACAATTAAAAAGGGTTCTAGACAGAAGTTTAATAATGTTCCAGATACGGAAAATGATCTTGATATTGAATATGGATTTACTGCTACCGTAATAAACCGAGCAGAAAACCCAACTTTAACAACACCTGCTACAAAGAAAAATCCAGCTAAAATTGTCATTAAAGGGCGTCCCAATGATGTGTTGAAAAATAATAGCGGTTATACCAAACGAGAAGATCAAAACTTGAATATTGGAACTCGTTATTTACAGGTAGTTGATGATAAAGGTAGAGAAAATCTGAAAAAAGGGCAAGACATGTCTGATCCCGCTTATTTCTATCTTGTATTGAAATCTCAGTCAAAGAAGTACGCTTTGCGAGCTCAGCCTGCAGATGAATTGATAACAGTAAGTAGCCTAACAAATCCAACTGCTGAAGATAGAGAGAAAATCAAGAATGGTATTCAGATAGAATATTCAACAGCTAATGAAGATGCGAGATTAGTGAATAAACGTGGAACTTTAGTAGAGAATCCTGATGAAATCATTCAATCAATTGATGTTGTAGGAAATAACATTGTGGTAACCTTTACTGATGGATCTACAAGAACAAGACCTGTAGGTGAGGTTTTGAGGGAGAATATACCCCCAACTGTACAAGTACCATATTCTAACGAGCAAAACAGGACTATCTATGTATACTCTAGTGAAGAAACTGATTTAACCTTTACTGCTAAAGATGAATCTAAAATTAAAGATATGAAACTTCGAGGTGCTGGTGATTCCACCGAAGGTAATCTAGATGCCTATGGTTATACAGTTGGGAAAATCACTGAAAGTGCCCTAACGAGTGGAGAAGGCTCGGTTTCAGATGACAAGAGAAGCGCTAGTATTAAAATGACTGGGATTACTAATGCAAAACCTGGTCAAAAATGGACAAGTATCATTGTAGCGAATGATTATAACAACGGAGAGAGTGCACCATACAACGGTAGAATTGAGGAAACTACAAATGTAGCAGAGCGTCAAAAAACAGCAGGATATGTGGAGTTTGTGGTTAAAAATCAAACTTCAAAATATGACATACAGGCTCCTGAAAATAAGGTAAGTGTAGTAGATCCTAATAACATCACAACTGAAGAATTTGAAAAAATAAAAGAAAAAGTAAAAATTGAATACTCTCAAACTAACGATGATGCAAATCTGATTAGTAAGAGTGGAAAAATAGTTGAAAATCAAGAAGCGCGAATCGATACTATTGCCAAAGATTTAAATGGAAATCTAGTTGTAACTTATAAAGATGGTTCAATTGATACAAGATCTTTATCAGAATTCATAACTTTAAACAAACAGCCAGCCATCGATGCTATTAATGACGCTGCAGAAAGCAAGATTGTAGAAATTAATTCAAATCTACTTGCAACTGCTGAAGAGAAGGCAGAAGCAATTGCAAAGGTGAACGCTGATAAAGAAAAAGCTTTAACAGCAATTGGTGATGTGAATATTAGAACAAAAGAGGCATTAGATTTTGCAAAAGGAGAAGGGCTTTTAGCAATCAGTAAGGACAATCCTATAACAATAAAGAAAGCTGCCGCAAAAGCAGCTATCGATGACGCCCTGAAATCTAAGGAAGCAGCCATTGATTTACGCACCGATTTGACGGACGAGGAGAAAGCTGCAGCGAAAGCAGATGCCAAGGCGAAAGCTGATGAAGCTAAGAAGAACATCGACAACGCGACAACAAATGCTACAGTAGAGAGTGCTAAAACAAGTGGGATTATTGATATAGAAAGTGTCAATCCTCAAGCAGGTCAGAAAAAGAATGAAGCCAAAACTTCTATTGAGCAGGCCCTGAAAACTAAGGAAGCAGCCATTGATTCTCGCACCGATTTGACGGATGAAGAGAAAGCTGTTGCGAAGGCAGATGCCAAGGCGAAAGCTGATGAAGCTAAGAAGAACATTGACAACGCGACGACAAACTCAGAAGTTGATCAAGCCAAGACTGCTGGAACAACTGAGGTCAACTCAGTAAACCCAACCGCTCAAAGTAAGCCAGCAGCCAAGCAAGCAATCGATGATGCGCTGAAAACTAAGGAAGCATCCATTGATTCACGTACCGATTTGACGGACGAGGAGAAGGCTATAGCGAAAGCCGATGCCAAGGCGAAAGCAGATACAGCGAAACAAGCAATCGACAACGCGACGACAAACTCAGAAGTTGATCAAGCCAAGAATGATGGAACAACTGAGGTCAACTCAGTAAACCCAACTGCGCAAAGCAAGCCAGCAGCCAAGCAAGCGATCGATGATGCGCTGAAAGCTAAGGAATCAGCCATTGATTCACGCACCGATTTGACGGACGAGGAGAAAGCTGCAGCGAAAGCCGATGCCAAGGCGAAAGCTGATGAAACTAAGAAGAACATCGACGTTGCGACGACAAACTCAGAAGTTGATCAAGCCAAGACTGATGGAACAACGAGCATTGCCTCAGTTAGCCCAACTGCGCAAAGCAAGCCAGCAGCTAAGCAATCGATTGATGATGCGCTGAAAGCTAAGGAAGCAGCCATTGATTCACGTACTGATTTGACGGATGAAGAGAAAGCTGCAGCGAAGGCAGATGCCAAGGCTAAGGCCGATGAAGCTAAGAAGAACATCGATAATGCAACATCAGATGAAGCAGTTTCGCAAGCCAAGACTGCTGGAACAACTGAGGTCAATGGAGTCAATCCAACCGCTCAAAGCAAGCCAGCAGCCAAGCAAGCGATTGATGATGCGCTGAAAACTAAGGAAGCATCCATTGATTCACGTACCGATTTGACGGATGAAGAGAAAGCTGTTGCGAAGGCCGATGCCAAAGCTAAGTCCGATGAAGCTAAGAAGAACATTGACGCTGCGACCACAAATGCAGAAGTTAACCAAGCTAAGTCAACTGGAACAACTGAAGTTAACGGAGTCAATCCAACCGCGCAAAGTAAACCAGCAGCCAAGCAAGCAATCGATGATGCCCTGAAAGCTAAGGAAGCAGAAATTGATTCACGTACCGATTTGACGGACGAGGAGAAAGCTGCAGCGAAAGATGATGCCAAGACGAAAGCTGATGAAGCTAAGAAGAACATTGACGCTGCGACCACAGATGCAGAAGTCGATCAAGCTAAGTCAACTGGAACAACTGGGGTCAACGCAGTCAATCCAACCGCGCAAAGTAAGCCAGCAGCCAAGCAAGCGATTGAAGATGCCCTGAAAACTAAGGAAGCAGCCATTGATTCACGTACCGATTTGACGGACGAAGAGAAAACTGTAGCGAAAGCAGATGCCAAGGCGAAAGCTGATGAAGCCAAGAAGAACATTGATACTGCGACCACAAATGCAGAGGTCGAACAGGCTAAGTCAACTGGAACAACTGAAGTCAATTCAGTCAATCCGCAAGCAGTATCGAAGCCAGCAGCTAAGCAAGCAATCGATGATGCGCTGAAAGCAAAGGAAGCAACCATTGATTCACGTACCGATTTGACAGATGAGGAGAAAGCTGCAGCGAAAGCCGATGCCAAAGCTAAGGCCTATGAGGTTAAGAAGAACATTGATACTGCGACCACAGATGCAGAAGTCGACCAGGCTAAGTCAACTGGAACAACTGAGGTCAACTCAGTAAACCCAACCGCGCAAAGCAAGCCAGCAGCCAAGCAAGCAATCGATGATGCGCTGAAAACTAAGGAAGCAGCCATTGATTCACGTACTGATTTGACGGATGAAGAGAAAGCTGTTGCGAAGGCAGATGCCAAGGCGAAAGCTGATGAGGCTAAGAAGAACATTGATACTGCGACGACAGATGAAGCAGTATCGCAATCCAAGACTGCTGGAACAACTGAGGTCAACTCAGTAAACCCAACTGCGCAAAGTAAGCCAGCAGCCAAGCAAGCGATCGATGACGCCCTGAAAGCTAAGGAAACAGAAATTGATTCACGTACCGATTTGACGGACGAAGAGAAAACTGCAGCGAAGGCAGATGCCAAAGCTAAGTCCGATGAGGCTAAGAGAAACATCGACAACGCGACCACAGATGAAGCAGTATCGCAATCTAAAACTGCTGGAACAACTGAAGTCAACTCAGTAAACCCAACCGCGCAAAGTAAGCCAGCAGCTAAGCAAGCGATCGATGATGCCCTTAAAACTAAGGAAGCAGTCATTGATTCACGTACCGATTTGACGGACGAGGAGAAAGCTGCAGCGAAAGCAGATGCCAAGGCGAAAGCTGATGAAGCCAAGAAGAACATTGACGCTGCGACCACAAATGCAGAGGTCGACCAGGCTAAGTCAACTGGAACTACTGAAGTTAACGGAGTCAGTCCAACTGCGCAAAGTAAGCCAGCAGCCAAGCAAGCGATTGATGATGCCCTTAAAGCTAAGGAAGCAGCCATTGATTCACGCACCGATTTGACGGATGAAGAGAAAGCTGTTGCGAAAGCCGATGCCAAAGCTAAGTCCGATAAAGCTAAGAAGAACATCGATAATGCAACAACAGATGAAGCAGTATCGCAAGCCAAGACTGATGGAATAAACAGCATTGCCTCAGTCAACCCAACTGCGCAAAGTAAGCCAGCAGCTAAGCAAGCGATTGATGATGCGCTGAAAGCTAAGGAAGCAGCCATTGATTCACGTACTGATTTGACGGATGAAGAGAAAGCTGTTGCGAAATCCGATGCCAAAGCGAAAGCAGATGAAGCCAAGAAGAACATCGACGCTGCGACGACAAACTCAGAAGTTGATCAAGCCAAGAATGATGGAACAACTGAGGTCAACTCAGTAAACCCAACTGCGCAAAGTAAGCCAGCAGCCAAGCAAGCTATTGATGATGCCCTTAAAGCTAAGGAAGCAGTCATTGATTCACGCACCGATTTGACGGATGAAGAGAAAGCTGTTGCGAAAGCCGATGCCAAAGCTAAGTCCGATGAGGCTAAGAAGAACATTGATAATGCAACAACAGATGAAGCAGTATCGCAATCTAAAACTGCTGGAACAACTGAGGTCAACTCAGTAAATCCAACCGCGCAAAGCAAGCCAGCAGCCAAGCAAGCGATCGATGATGCCCTGAAAGCTAAGGAAACAGAAATTGATTCACGTACTGATTTGACGGATGAAGAGAAAGCTGTTGCGAAGGCAGATGCCAAGGCTAAAGCCGATGAAGCTAAGAAGAACATCGACAACGCAACGACAGATGAAGCAGTATCGCAAGCCAAGACTGCTGGAACAACTGAGGTCAACTCAGTAAACCCAACCGCGCAAAGTAAGCCAGCAGCCAAGCAAGCGATCGATGATGCCCTGAACGCCAAGGAAGCAGCGATTGATTCACGCACCGATTTGACGGACGAGGAGAAAGCTGTTGCGAAGGCTGATGCCAAAGCGAAAGCGGATGAAGCTAAGAAGAACATTGACGCTGCGACCACAGATGCAGAAGTCAATCAAGCTAAGTCAACTGGAACAACTGAAGTCAACGCAGTCAATCCAATCGCTCAAAGCAAGCCAGTAGCTAAGCAAGCGATTGAAGAAGCCCTTAAAGCTAAGGAAGCAGAAATTGATTCACGCACCGATTTGACGGATGAGGAGAAAGATGCAGCGAAGGCTGATGCCAAAGCTAAGGCCGATAAAGCTAAGAAGAACATCGATAATGCAACAACAGATGAAGCAGTATCGCAAGCCAAGACTGATGGAATAAACAGCATTGCCTCAGTCAACCCAACTGCGCAAAGTAAGCCAGCAGCTAAGCAAGCGATTGATGATGCGCTGAAAGCTAAGGAAGCAGCCATTGATTCACGTACTGATTTGACGGATGAAGAGAAAGCTGTTGCGAAGGCAGATGCCAAGGCGAAAGCTGATGAAGCTAAGAAGAACATTGACGCTGCGACCACAGATGAAGCAGTATCGCAAGCCAAGACTGCTGGGACAACTGAAGTTAACGGAGTCAACCCAACCGCGCAAAGTAAGCCAGCAGCCAAGCAAGCGATCGATGATGCGCTGAAAGCTAAGGAATCAGCCATTGATTCACGTACCGATTTGACGGATGAAGAGAAAGCTGCAGCGAAGGCAGATGCCAATGCGAAAGCAGATACAGCGAAACAAGCAATTGACGCTGCGACCACAGATGAAGCAGTATCGCAAGCTAAAACTGCTGGGACAACTGAAGTTAACGGAGTCAACCCAACCGCGCAAAGTAAGCCATCAGCTAAGCAAGCAATCGATGATGCGCTGAAAGCTAAGGAAGCAGCGATTGATTCACGCACCGATTTGACGGATGAAGAGAAAGCTGCAGCGAAAGCCGATGCCAAAGCGAAAGCAGATGAAGCTAAGAAGAACATCGACGCTGCAACAACAGATGAAGCAGTATCGAAAGCTAAAACTGCTGGAACAACTGAAATAACTTCAATTAATCCGCAAGCAGTAGCGAAGCCAGTAGCTAAGCAAGCGATTGAAGAAGCCCTTAAAGCTAAGGAAGCAGCCATTGATTCACGCACCGATTTGACGGATGAAGAGAAAGCTGCAGCGAAAGCAGATGCCCAGGCTAAGGCCGATGAGGCTAAGAAGAACATTGACGCTGCGACCACAAATGCAGAAGTCGACCAGGCTAAGTCAACTGGAACAACTGAAGTCAACGCAGTCAATCCGCAAGCAGTAGCGAAGCCAGCAGCCAAGCAAGCAATCGATGATGCGCTGAAAACTAAGGAAGCAGCGATTGATTCACGTACTGATTTGACGGATGAGGAGAAAGCTGTTGCGAAAGCAGATGCCCAGGCTAAGTCCGATGAGGCTAAGAAGAACATTGACGCTGCGACCACAAATGCAGAAGTCGACCAGGCTAAGTCAACTGGAACAACTGAAGTCAACGCAGTCAATCCGCAAGCAGTAGCGAAGCCAGCAGCCAAGCAAGCAATCGATGATGCGCTGAAAACTAAGGAAGCAGCCATTGATTCACGCACCGATTTGACGGATGAAGAGAAAGCTGCAGCGAAAGCAGATGCCCAGGCTAAGGCCGATGAGGCTAAGAAGAACATCGACGCTGCGACCACAAATGCAGAAGTCGACCAGGCTAAGTCAACTGGAACAACTGAAGTCAACGCAGTCAATCCGCAAGCAGTAGCGAAGCCAGCAGCCAAGCAAGCAATCGATGATGCGCTGAAAACTAAGGAAGCAGCCATTGATTCACGCACCGATTTGACGGATGAAGAGAAAGCTGCAGCGAAGGCAGATGCCCAGGCTAAGGCCGATGAGGCTAAGAAGAACATCGACGCTGCGACCACAAATGCAGAAGTCGACCAAGTTAAGACTGATGGAATAACTGAGGTCAATGGAGTCAATCCGCAGCCAGTAGCGAAGCCAGTAGCTAAGCAAGCGATTGAAGAAGCCCTTAAAGCTAAGGAAGCAGCCATTGATTCACGTACCGATTTGACGGACGAGGAGAAGGCTATAGCGAAAGCCGATGCCAAAGCTAAGGCCGATGAAGCCAAGAAGAACATTGATACTGCGACCACAGATGAAGCAGTATCGCAAGCTAAGACTGATGGAATAACTGAAGTCAACGGAGTTGAGCTAACCGCTCAAAGCAAGCCAGCAGCCAAGCAAGCGATTGATGAAGCCCTGAAAGCTAAGGAAGCAGCCATTGATTCACGTACTGATTTGACGGATGAAGAGAAAGCTGTTGCGAAGGCAGATGCCAAGGCGAAAGCTGATGAAGCTAAGAAGAACATTGACGCTGCGACCACAGATGCAGAAGTCGATCAAGCTAAGTCAACTGGAACAACTGAAGTCAATTCAGTCAATCCGCAGCCAGTAGCGAAGCCAGCAGCCAAGCAAGCGATCGATGATGCGCTGAAAGCTAAGGAAGCAGCCATTGATTCACGTACCGATTTGACGGATGAAGAGAAAGCTGTTGCGAAGGCCGATGCCAAAGCTAAGTCCGATGAAGCTAAGAAGAACATTGACGCTGCGACCACAAATGCAGAAGTCGATCAAGCTAAGTCAACTGGAACAACTGAAGTCAATTCAGTCAATCCGCAGCCAGTAGCGAAGCCAGCAGCCAAGCAAGCGATCGATGATGCGCTGAAAACTAAGGAAGCAGCCATTGATTCACGTACTGATTTGACGGATGAAGAGAAAGCTGTTGCGAAGGCAGATGCCAA